Within Aspergillus oryzae RIB40 DNA, chromosome 2, the genomic segment GGATGTGAATCGGCAATAACCTTGAAAAACAAGTCCGCATCGCGAACCGAATGACACAACGGTCCAGCTACAGGTGCTATCCCGGTGAGTCCGGGTCTAGCTGCACTCGTCTGTCCGGCATAAGGAACCCTCCCTCCACTGGGTTTAAACCCAAAAACCCCGCAACATAGGGCAGGGATACGAATTGAGCCCCCGATGTCAGTTCCAACACCTAATAGCGATCCTCTGAGCGCAACTAGCgcaccttctccaccggAACTACCACCGGCTGCCAGATTGATCCGGTAGGGGTTTAAAACTCTGCCGAAGATATTATTATGCGACTCGGCTGTCATTAAAGTCTGCGGGATATTAGTCTTGACGTATACCACCGCACCAGCAGCGAGTAGGATATTGACGAGCGCAGAGTTGCTAGTTGGGACTGGTCTATCTAGGAAGGAAACGAACCCCAACGTCGACGGGATACCAGCTACATTAAACGAATCTTTTAAACTTATTGGTAGACCATGTAGAGGACCGATTGTTTTGCCGGTCGTGGCGAGATGCTCATCTAACTGTTTCGCGCGGGCGAAAGCCTCATCGAAGAATGTCTCCGTGAGACAGTTGGTTAGTTGTTGGGCTATTGCGGCGCGTTTGCTGAATGCGGTTGTTACTTCTGCTGAGGTGTATTCCTTCTTAGAGATCTTGGCGAGGAGGGCTGTTGCGTCTCCGGTGTTGGTGATTTCGAGCTCGCGGGGTGTGAGGAGGTTGCTTTTCGCTGGAATGTCGAGGCAGTTTAGATTTGGGTtgttggtgaggagggtttggatTGAGGGTGGGAGACGCCATTCTGGGGGGATTTTGGAGAGGGCGGTGGTTTGCTTTTTGTgggctttttcttgccagGTTTGAATGGTCATTGTGTTGGTTTGAAGGGGATTGCTTTAGGGATTCTGGGGTTAGGATCGGTGCTAGAGGCTAGGATGATGGTGCTCGGCTTTATAAAGTGAGGCTGAATTTTCCCCTCATTTTAGCTGCATGAtgaggggttggtggagCGTTTGCTGGTGATATGGACACTCATAGGTCAATCTAGTTCGTTCATGGGTGGTATCACGAGAAGCAGTATTTATCCCGAGGTTTAATCGTGAAATAGACTCAGATGTCATACTGTCTAGAGGGTATATCACCGGAATGGTCAGGCTGTAGCAATACCACTACATAACACCTTATCTTGCGTGTTGTATATCTACTGGAGCATTACAGAGAGGCGGAGCAACGTCGAGTAACATCTTGTTGCATAGCAAAACATAAAAGTAAAATGGCTAAGAGTGTCCAGACACCTTAGGTCCTTGTAAGAGAATTTATACGATATCTTGATTGACACATCGACGACGAGCATGTTCCCGGCGCTGTTACTAGTGCTAGATTTTCATCAGGCATttctcagccatggatgCCGCTCGTGTCTTGATTATGTGGAAATCCCTCAAGTGATTTCGCATCCATTAGTACATGGAACCCTGGTGGCCTATAGAACTCCTGTAGCGGACGAAAATCCAGCTTTCCACTCATAGATGAGTGGCCGCTCATATATCGGTATTGAATTCATGAGGTCATCTCCTTTTCTGATAGAGCTCTAGCACCAGGGATCTTATAGCCTATGACTTCACAAGATCCGTCTTGCCTGTAGAACGCCAACCCGGTGATCAGTGCATATTGGTCATTCTCATAGAGGATAGATACCCCAACCTTCGCGAGTTCGGGAGATATATCCACGGTTTCGACCTTTGTCCCTGCTAAGCGTGTGCCGTGGCAATGCTGCAACGATCTACCGTGAAAGTTCAGGAAGGGTGTGTGCGCGGTTTCTTCTCGAAGGCATGCGTGTCTTATCCATCGGAAGGTCTCCCACAGTTTGACCATTTCA encodes:
- a CDS encoding uncharacterized protein (amidases) yields the protein MTIQTWQEKAHKKQTTALSKIPPEWRLPPSIQTLLTNNPNLNCLDIPAKSNLLTPRELEITNTGDATALLAKISKKEYTSAEVTTAFSKRAAIAQQLTNCLTETFFDEAFARAKQLDEHLATTGKTIGPLHGLPISLKDSFNVAGIPSTLGFVSFLDRPVPTSNSALVNILLAAGAVVYVKTNIPQTLMTAESHNNIFGRVLNPYRINLAAGGSSGGEGALVALRGSLLGVGTDIGGSIRIPALCCGVFGFKPSGGRVPYAGQTSAARPGLTGIAPVAGPLCHSVRDADLFFKVIADSHPEDVDDQILGLPWSSPIEPKESLTIGLLPEDPTRPYHPSILRTISTAVEKLTAAGHRIIDLSGKCPSMKEFSDIAMHFFQMDPDRTPLGHLAASDEPWVPSLKYTYNPNGTDPEPTLRQLYDLNVQKTDTSATIRKVFLNNELDVILGPGHQTCAPVHDTFGLPIYTMLANLVDYPACIIPFGTADEVADAGFVRDVGYVPEYTPKDVEGAPCHIQLIGRRLKDELLMQHTQVIEGVLKGK